From the genome of Ziziphus jujuba cultivar Dongzao chromosome 4, ASM3175591v1:
CCCTTTGTCTACAGTTATGCCAATAGTATATTTAATCTGATATTTTACCCTGTGTTTGCCCATACATACCAAGTTATGAACGTTCTCATTCTATCATGGACCAAGAATcccaaagcaaaggaaaaatacagTTCCATTAttggtttgaaaaaaaaaagaaaaaaaagactcaATGCCTTTTGCAAGATGTTCACACCCAGTCACCTTgtgaattaattataattaccCCTAGGGTCTTTCCTGAGTGGCTATGCAACCAGTGAATCTGATTCTGACACAGCCAAAATGTAAAATATGCTAAAAAGgtaatttaataaatgaaattaataaaagaaaccaTGTTTTATTCTTGGATGgttttgtctatggattttgaaTATGTAGTTATGTATTTGGATTTCAGATCTTGCTAAATGTATTACAGAATGATAATGAGCTTTAGGAGTATATAGAAGGCAGAAATATTCTGATGATAAGCTTGTGATTTactctttttgtttaatttttcaattaaatttcatttgaatattttttattgagcTGATGATTATGTCACCAAATGCAAACAACGGTTGCACAAGTGGATTGTATCCTTTGAATATGGACAAGAAGTTAGTGACTCCTTTCCACATAAATTTGCTTGATATCCCTTCTTAATTAATGCTCCTTTTGATGTTAATGAATCCTTTGTTTTGTTGCACATATTTTATGCCCACGTTCTTGATAAAGAAAAGATGATATAGTAATACTATATCTTTTGCCAACTGTTTATGTGAATTTTACATTTTGGGTTACAGGCTGCATCTAATGATGATGCTGAAAAATATGAGAGGGCATTTCTTCTCCAGCTATTAGGTTTTGATGGCTCTAGTGATGGAAAAgaggttctatttttttttattttttattattattattttttttgccctttcctGTACAATTGAATTATAATGTCTATTCAGTTGTATGAAAGTTATTCTTATGGTTTTTGGTTACGAAGGTTGAGAATTATATGGAAGCATTGAAGCATGTTAGCATAAGCCTAAACCGGAGACAAATGGTCAATGGTTTAATAACTATCATTATTATAAGATTGGCTTCTCTGTGGTTTTAGTGCTATTTAAGGTCAAGGATAACTTAGCTGCTATCTATGATTTATGAATACTAGTTCTACCAAATTCCCCTAGTTTTGTGACAGGaattctcctctctctctctctctctctctctaaaggcgtttttatttttcctacctAGAAATCATACCAGAGTTGACAGTGAAGCTAAGTTGCTATTGTAATATGATATTTGTTATCAGTAATACTTAAAGTGAAGTTTCTTTGGTGCAGATTCTTAAACAGTCTGCTGAAGATTACATCGAAAGTTTTGATCCTTCACTACATGTATGTGTAGATACAATTGTCTGTATGTAACTTTGCTCATGATTATATGTTACCTTACTTCTTGactcttattattttaatttttcaatgttTCTTGCTGTCAGGCCTTCCCTCAACTAGAACAGTTGAAGCAGCAGTATTGTGATAAAGttcatccagaaccatataattGTCCATTTAAGGATGGTTCAGTCAAAAATGTAGTGCCAGATCCTGATGTGCCCCGTGGTTGTGATCCTAACTCATCAGAGTAGAGTCCTTGGCATAATCATCTAATCTTTTGTTTTTCCGCTTGCTTTTTGCCTTTTGTTCTAATTGAAAGCTTTATACGAGGAAACTTGGGCAGCCATATTATCAGTATTTCTGTTTTTAAGTTGCTTTGCGTTTCCCACTTATACATTAAGGATCTGTTTTAGGCTTGATCTGCAACATGGAGCTAAACCTAAAATTGGAACTGGAGATAGAGATGAGACTCTGATTGCTCTGCTGTCAAGTTTGTCACTGGAAGGGTTAGGTCCACAGTGGAGCAGGCCTATTCCACCAAGACTACCAGTTCAGGATGGTGAAGTAAGTTATTATAAAAACCTATTTTTAAACCACTCTGTTAGGCTTACTTGAGTTCATTAATGCTTACAAAGCCAATTCCAGCTTGTGTGGCTCAATCCTGGTGACAATCATGACCTTCTATGGGACTATGGTATGTGTGTTGATACTAGCAGAGGGACAGCAGTAAGGGACTTAATTACAAAAGCTTTGAAGGGACCACTAGCACCAGCACAACAAGAGGTGCTGATATTATACTTGGTTCTGCTAATGTATGTGGTATATgatctacacacacacacacacacacacacacacacacacactctcatGAGTTTGTGTCTGTATGTattgtatattttaaattttccatgTAGAAAACTGGGGGTTGTTTTTAAATTAGGTGTATGAGTTGTTATTTGGTTGTCTCTATGGTTCTTTTATATTCCTGAATGCTATGTCTCACCTATCCTGAGTTACAGTATGCCTTCCATGACACATAAACATTTGAAGTGACCACCTTCTGTCATtggattcaaaaatattagtaaGGTTTCTATATAGATCGGAAATGTTTCTCTATGCTTTTCTATACATTTGTCCATGAATGAATTGGAATTCCCCTGCTAGTGATGTCATATCCCTTTGCATATTAAATATGCTTGTAATTAATATAGAAGGAACAAAAGAGGAGAGAGGGAGGGGGAGTGGGTTTGCTGATTATCACCTTTGGCATTTGGATGAAGTATTGTGATTAAAGTGTCTATATACATATGTAGATGAATGAATTAGAATTCTCCTGCTAGTGATATCACATccctttatattttaaatacacTAGTCGTTATAAGATAGAAGGAAcagaagagaagagagagggaggggttatgggtttgttgattatcacctttggaatttggatgacCTATTGTAATTAAAGTGTCCGTTTTGAGCAATATGAAATTGGCTCTGATATacgttattgtattttttacgTGTATTAATGTTCTGAATGTAGATGATTATAGAAATCTAATTATCAATGAGAAGTAGATTTTGTTGATGGCTTAGAGATCTGTTTATGTTCCTTCGTGTTTAAGATTACATTCAAATCTAATTTTCTGCGAGAAGTAGATTTTGTGGGTGGCTTGTTCACGGTTGACATTTATTTCAAAGAACAATTGGGaattaagttattattattttatattgggtTACGTCAGTTATTTTGAAGCAAGAGATGACCAAATGCTTGCCCTTTCGTTGTCCAGCAAGTCTTGAGGGAGTTGGCTAATGATCCAAAACTTGTATATCATTGTGGGCTGACACCAAGAAAGCTACCTGTATGTGTTTACCTGATCTAACTGTTCATATGCAACCTTTGGATGCATCATTCATCCTAAATGtgtttctttatcttgttttcAGGAATTGGTGGAAAATAATCCCCTTATTGCGGTTGATGTTCTTACTAAGTTGATAAATTCCCCTGACATTCCAGAGTATGTATTTGGTATTGCAGTTTACTTTCTATCTTATTTCCAATTAGGTGGTACACAGATTGACATTGTAAACTGTCctgcttttctttttaaacaCAGTTATTTTACAGTTCTTGTCAATATGGACATGAGTCTTCATTCAATGGAAGTTGTCAATAGGCTTACAACAGCAGTTGAACTTCCCTCTGAGTTCATACGAATGTACATAACTAATTGTATATCATCATGCGAGAACATCAAGGTACATTTTTCCGTCTTGTTAGAATTAGAAAGTATTGTATAACATTATCCATTTCTTGTTTGAGCTTTAATTCTATGATATGATCAGCATTCTCTGTGGAAATGTAAAATTATAATACAAAGTTGAATTTAGCATTTAAGTGCTGATCCATGTCAGATAGACTAGTGTTAGGTACCAGTATTGGGTTGGATGGGTGCCTAAGTACTGGGTTAAATGCATGCCTAAGTACCTGTTCATCCAAATGCCTAATTTTGAGGTATGCTGGCTTTTCCATGGTGAGTCCAAAAATTTGGTATCTTGATGGGTAATTACTCGTgcaaataacaaaaaatgaacTTATTGGaccattaatataattataatagtaaaataaataatttgtcccaaaaaaagcACAACTCTTATGCATGCAATCAGAGTTGGGTGGGTAGGTGTGAATGATGTATCACGGTGTTTCATATTGACTTTATGTATGGACTTCAATTTGAGAATCTGTTTCCCCGCAGGACAAGTACATGCAGAACAGACTTGTAAGGCTTGTATGTGTTTTTTTGCAAAGCCTTATCCGAAATAACATTATTAATGGTGAGTAACTCTTTGTATTTGCTGTTTGAACTACACTTTTTTATCTTGACTAGTTTGATcatgtattattctaattaataTGCAGACAGCGTACTATTTCAGAGTAGTTTTATCTAAGAGTATCAGCTTGCAAGTTTGATCATGTAGTAGTATATTTTATACACCACCAGTACCGATTATTGATTAATTCTGCTGACTTTGtttgcccccaaaaaaaaaaaaaataaaataaaaattctgctGTCTGTCATTTTATGCAGTTAgtacatatatttaaatgagGTGATGAATTTAAATAGCTGACAGTTTTTTCACTTGTAGTTAAATGTTGGTGGTTGTTTTGTTTGCAGT
Proteins encoded in this window:
- the LOC107405673 gene encoding uncharacterized protein LOC107405673 isoform X2, giving the protein MNTNRNMMVLSADESKTLFSLLKANQRPLIDIFSDFNSAFSHSQRQFIACFSLCTLLQDKKMLKSAQRLIAFSILHQAYSSQKSSANPFITLIITAASNDDAEKYERAFLLQLLGFDGSSDGKEILKQSAEDYIESFDPSLHAFPQLEQLKQQYCDKVHPEPYNCPFKDGSVKNVVPDPDVPRGCDPNSSELDLQHGAKPKIGTGDRDETLIALLSSLSLEGLGPQWSRPIPPRLPVQDGELVWLNPGDNHDLLWDYGMCVDTSRGTAVRDLITKALKGPLAPAQQEELVENNPLIAVDVLTKLINSPDIPDYFTVLVNMDMSLHSMEVVNRLTTAVELPSEFIRMYITNCISSCENIKDKYMQNRLVRLVCVFLQSLIRNNIINVKDLFIEVQAFCIEFSRIREAAALFRLLKSLE
- the LOC107405673 gene encoding uncharacterized protein LOC107405673 isoform X1 — its product is MNTNRNMMVLSADESKTLFSLLKANQRPLIDIFSDFNSAFSHSQRQFIACFSLCTLLQDKKMLKSAQRLIAFSILHQAYSSQKSSANPFITLIITAASNDDAEKYERAFLLQLLGFDGSSDGKEILKQSAEDYIESFDPSLHAFPQLEQLKQQYCDKVHPEPYNCPFKDGSVKNVVPDPDVPRGCDPNSSELDLQHGAKPKIGTGDRDETLIALLSSLSLEGLGPQWSRPIPPRLPVQDGELVWLNPGDNHDLLWDYGMCVDTSRGTAVRDLITKALKGPLAPAQQEQVLRELANDPKLVYHCGLTPRKLPELVENNPLIAVDVLTKLINSPDIPDYFTVLVNMDMSLHSMEVVNRLTTAVELPSEFIRMYITNCISSCENIKDKYMQNRLVRLVCVFLQSLIRNNIINVKDLFIEVQAFCIEFSRIREAAALFRLLKSLE